One window from the genome of Pieris rapae chromosome 8, ilPieRapa1.1, whole genome shotgun sequence encodes:
- the LOC111000222 gene encoding C-factor has translation MKSVLVTGANRGLGLGMVKFLLKNDKVENVFATCRNVSEELKSFSHEHKKLHILTLDVTNYEKLDDVAMQIKKVVGDRGLNVLINNAGVTTRFTKLNLVKADQLLENLSVNTIAPILLTKALVPLLKQAAVTNSAKPIGAQKAAVINMSSILGSIAQNDQGGFYPYRCSKAALNAATKSMSIDLKKDEILVASIHPGWVKTDMGGKNAPLDVDTSIAGILKTIDNLSEKDTGKFFQYDGSELPW, from the exons ATGAAATCGGTTTTAGTAACTGGTGCAAACAGAGGCTTAGGCCTTGGAATGGTAAAATTTCTACTGAAAAACGACAAAGTAGAAAATGTCTTCGCAACCTGTCGCAATGTTTCAGAG GAGCTCAAATCATTTTCTCATGAACATAAGAAACTACACATATTGACATTAG atgtaACAAACTACGAAAAATTAGATGATGTAGctatgcaaataaaaaaagttgtgGGAGACCGTGGTCTCAACGTATTGATAAACAACGCTGGAGTCACCACACGATTCACTAAACTGAATCTAGTAAAAGCAGATCAGCTTTTGGAAAATCTTTCTGTTAATACAATCGCACCAATTTTACTCACTAAG GCCTTAGTTCCATTATTAAAACAAGCAGCTGTTACCAATTCTGCAAAACCCATTGGCGCGCAAAAAGCTGCGGTCATTAACATGAGTTCTATATTAGGATCCATAGCTCAAAATGACCAAGGAGGTTTCTATCCATACAGATGCTCAAAG GCAGCTTTAAATGCGGCAACTAAATCTATGAGTATTGACCTAAAGAAAGACGAAATTCTTGTTGCTTCTATACACCCAGGGTGGGTCAAAACTGACATGGGTGGTAAAAATGCACCTCTCGATGTTGATACGAGCATTGCGGGCATCCTTAAAACCATCGACAATTTAAGTGAGAAAGACACTGGGAAATTCTTTCAATATGATGGCTCTGAGTTGCCATGGTAA
- the LOC111000194 gene encoding uncharacterized protein LOC111000194, giving the protein MEKDLDFCTRTGRTISQKTMEDGNISNSRDDNNSPAAPCNLYGDRASLLTANGHDFAGEPSSPPDQTFEQNRQISDSQHDEKFKKRINPLRIHLGKRPFVDNAIAYNTVCKKKRLLSVKPSETNVKKVNIPRVPKLIPKHIDHKFHNVTSQFVDNEQDKPVPRLVPKSQLSQFKKSKIEKSPQLKDYAQSLGLQPMVKFKCRKCCSMSFKTLAMLKEHQLVCRAQAKEPAISPGSVTHVDTSTSGPSRVTRKVYLCSACGTYYENWNLFLHMREVHNRHICLFCLGMFSKAEKLSSHLTNKHYVQEFNYNCKEEFRKIYNGSFYLMCCACDEICSEKDDYFNHDCNNIKPKPVPVLISKNSLKNNMKPTKVCIESTSNGSISKDVIKQNGDKRDDIEHKIETITTQSQKSTSINSIANYENGSSDISFSSSSSITDCKDTSTTIESATEMESPNPKVLFSPNTQMASQNILNGEDKVHTNLYDHSNSPSTSETQASVPDSILSKPEELHPPEKECGIKLKLSLNSSKSPVIINSTVDPTVGQQYSQSHKPPTRIRRPPKRYEKDKPTDPVLQPKISSIKMTICDKADSQFVKTTFYENNKETTLVNNNIEPICNTFEINSDNAIKTTIYDNSIEENNTLNRVPKLTVRVPKEFLDKTSSTDESSDSDSSDKLTVDENVTKQEEDKIEVKLLHEPQTTLESMKVFDSVDENLTNEPAKAVVNNEENPPEVAKDTISKTEVKSEPREQDVVDEINVEEITPMETTPAIELTLDRPIDKYPLKSLLKVFLGFTYFNCIYCNHARKIAVNCKQLASHMVEEHKFSATVNSITAEELLPETIAAKVKIRVDEGSSIFINLDSYDSEEMCENNQSSVNFECFQCYIKTAIHKDLYLHNRKMHQKSILLCIMCKNNFYTFSELLCHLCPGTYDSDYLIKYRCCFCNIDSISSSFRLMVHLRKIHHTCDVCLEFCQSQARLSNHVWKHKLHHYCFRCGIAYRNKPDINNHLFWKHGTESVLCKKCLQKKWPHVYHFCNPPAVFICDECNLQFTKAVCLKVHKRLHSSEFPHLCTEQGCEEKFISKKLLKKHIEDHTKKTFIESLDGEKPSVPSSNNEASKQIPVIDLVNDTPKIVVTETKTETDTKLTPKKLKKKKLKDRDALLLDVNLPALNLSESDSSDESDSGLPPSVNDDLQDIAKVEIPELLDKKDESNCTNTDKNTEDDIPKDEEKPISNEVIKPVPFEEEKPEPVLEEKPCEQQVLEIWDNFQKYNLANNVEQPKEKTPPPPRRRHVCESDHDYCLIPTDMNGDEESFITDKKKAKKSPKKRHGDFSSSSSSSSDSDSSCSCGSNCSCSSSSGSSSSSSSDSDSSDESGNERTNPRKMRKLSRKTLQNRRMSNGSNVDVMGMTETPVLVPEKTEPTIAETDLETDESETDEEFYDANPQLIANQLQIEKRNQQMPSSVGLTDGIDISEVKSCSTPVKEEREPKQEQDESKERSSSKKKSKKKKKSKSSKKHAPIKLNIPKDIITKSELEAAQPPLIPNKITISLQSNTVQIPKAPEPPPTTLNVKSSHPSKPKTPADNKRASKRRRVPNKFYGYSSDEESNTPPALKPQLPPKLEWRKEDLPSPATHKTKKEIPSTTIPQKLFNYTETIRLKAPIPDPEPPRFLMNSESMESSDSDSSHEGALEIYQPSVQNTALPPQSYLNSGTSSLPYAFQRPAVREAKEGESVYCYCRCPYDEVSEMIACDAEGCPIEWFHFECVGIMVPPKGKWYCPECRKNQSLSGYR; this is encoded by the coding sequence aaagtgAACATACCTAGAGTCCCTAAACTTATACCAAAACATATAGATCATAAGTTTCATAATGTTACATCACAATTTGTGGATAATGAGCAAGACAAACCTGTGCCTCGTCTTGTACCCAAAAGCCAAttatcacaatttaaaaaaagtaagatTGAAAAGAGCCCCCAGCTAAAAGATTATGCTCAGAGTTTAGGTTTACAGCCAATGGTAAAGTTTAAATGTCGGAAATGTTGCTCTATGTCATTCAAAACTTTAGCAATGTTGAAAGAACATCAGTTAGTATGTCGAGCTCAAGCAAAAGAACCAGCAATAAGCCCAGGTAGTGTAACTCATGTAGACACCAGTACAAGTGGACCTTCTAGAGTAACTCGCAAAGTTTATTTATGCTCAGCTTGTGGAACATACTATGAAAATTGGAACTTGTTCTTGCACATGAGAGAAGTACATAACAGGCATATATGTTTATTCTGTCTAGGTATGTTTTCAAAAGCTGAAAAGCTATCATCacatttaacaaacaaacattacGTACAAGAGTTCAATTACAATTGCAAAGAAGAATTTCGCAAAATTTACAATGGcagcttttatttaatgtgcTGTGCATGTGATGAAATATGCAGTGAAAAAgatgattattttaatcatgATTGCAATAATATTAAGCCAAAACCTGTTCCAGTTTTGATTAGTAaaaattctttgaaaaataaCATGAAGCCTACAAAAGTTTGTATAGAGAGTACATCAAATGGATCTATTTCAAAAGATGTAATCAAACAGAATGGTGATAAAAGGGATGACATTGAACATAAAATTGAAACAATCACAACTCAATCCCAGAAATCAACATCTATCAACAGCATAGCTAACTATGAAAATGGAAGCAGTGACATAAGTTTTAGTTCCAGTAGTTCTATTACAGACTGTAAAGATACAAGTACTACTATTGAATCTGCAACAGAAATGGAGAGTCCAAATcctaaagttttatttagtccAAATACCCAGATGGCTTCACAAAATATCCTGAATGGTGAGGATAAGGTTCATACTAATTTATATGATCATAGTAATTCTCCATCCACTAGTGAAACACAAGCTTCAGTACCTGACTCTATTCTATCGAAACCTGAGGAATTACATCCCCCAGAAAAAGAATgtggaataaaattaaagctcAGCTTAAATAGCTCCAAGTCTccagtaattataaattcaaccGTCGACCCAACTGTAGGGCAACAATACTCGCAAAGTCATAAACCACCTACACGAATTAGGAGGCCTCCAAAACGATATGAAAAAGATAAACCCACCGATCCTGTGTTACAACCTAAAATATCTTCAATTAAAATGACAATTTGTGATAAGGCAGACAGCCAATTTgttaaaactacattttatGAGAACAACAAAGAGACAACactagtaaataataacattgaaCCTATATGTAATACCTTTGAGATAAATTCAGACAACGCAATTAAAACGACAATTTATGATAATAGCATTGAAGAAAATAATACCTTAAACAGGGTTCCCAAACTAACAGTTAGAGTTCCCAAAGAGTTTCTTGATAAAACTTCATCTACTGATGAATCATCTGATAGTGACAGCAGTGATAAATTAACAGTAGATGAAAATGTGACAAAACAAGAAGAAGATAAAATAGAGGTAAAGCTTTTACATGAGCCACAAACCACTTTGGAGTCAATGAAGGTGTTTGATTCAGTAGatgaaaatttaacaaatgaaCCTGCCAAAGCGGTTGTTAATAATGAAGAAAATCCACCAGAAGTAGCAAAAGATACTATTTCTAAAACTGAAGTTAAATCAGAGCCACGTGAGCAAGATGTTGTAGATGAAATCAATGTGGAAGAAATAACTCCAATGGAAACTACACCAGCAATTGAACTAACACTTGATAGGCCCATTGATAAATATCCTCTAAAAAGCTTACTAAAGGTGTTTTTAGGGTTCacctattttaattgtatttattgtaatcatGCACGTAAAATTGCAGTGAATTGCAAACAGCTCGCCTCTCACATGGTGGAAGAGCATAAATTTTCAGCGACAGTGAACAGTATTACAGCCGAAGAGTTATTGCCAGAGACAATTGCTgctaaagttaaaattagGGTAGATGAAGGTTCGTCAATATTCATTAACTTGGACTCATATGATAGTGAAGAGATGTGTGAAAACAATCAAAGCAGTGTAAATTTTGAGTGTTTTCAGTGCTATATAAAAACTGCAATTCATAAAGATCTCTATTTACATAATCGAAAAATGCACCAGAAAtccatattattatgtattatgtgtaaaaacaacttttatacatttagtGAATTACTGTGTCATTTATGCCCTGGAACATATGATTCTGATTATCTAATTAAGTATAGGTGTTGCTTTTGTAACATAGACTCTATATCTTCATCATTTAGATTAATGGTGCATCTTCGAAAGATACACCATACCTGTGATGTGTGTTTAGAATTTTGCCAAAGTCAGGCAAGGTTATCTAACCATGTTTggaaacataaattacatCATTATTGCTTTCGGTGTGGCATTGCATATAGAAATAAACCGGATatcaataatcatttattctgGAAACATGGGACTGAGAGTGTGTTGTGTAAAAAGTGTCTTCAGAAAAAATGGCCTCATGTGTATCATTTCTGTAACCCTCCAGCAGTGTTTATATGTGATGaatgtaatttacaatttacaaaagcTGTTTGTCTTAAAGTGCATAAAAGACTACACTCAAGTGAATTCCCTCATTTATGTACCGAACAAGGGTGTGAAGAAAAATTCATTTCGAAAAAGctcttaaaaaaacacatagaAGACCATACAAAAAAGACATTCATAGAAAGTCTTGATGGAGAGAAACCTAGTGTACCCAGCAGTAATAATGAAGCATCTAAACAGATACCCGTTATTGATTTAGTAAATGATACCCCTAAGATTGTAGTAACTGAAACCAAAACAGAGACAGACACTAAACTTACTcctaaaaagttaaaaaagaaaaaattaaaagacagAGATGCTTTATTGCTGGATGTTAATCTACCAGCTTTAAATTTATCAGAAAGTGATAGCAGTGATGAGTCTGATAGTGGACTTCCACCTTCTGTAAATGATGACCTACAGGATATAGCTAAAGTTGAAATACCAGAGCTATTAGATAAAAAAGACGAGAGTAATTGTACCAATACGGATAAAAACACTGAGGATGATATACCTAAAGATGAAGAAAAGCCTATATCGAATGAAGTTATTAAACCAGTGCCTTTTGAAGAAGAAAAGCCTGAGCCTGTTTTAGAAGAAAAACCTTGTGAACAACAAGTTTTAGAAATATGGGATAActtccaaaaatataatttggctAACAATGTGGAACAGCCTAAAGAAAAGACACCACCTCCCCCAAGAAGAAGACATGTTTGTGAATCTGACCATGACTATTGCTTGATACCAACTGATATGAATGGGGATGAAGAGTCATTTATTACAGATAAAAAGAAAGCTAAAAAATCTCCCAAAAAAAGACATGGCGATTTTTCATCGTCTAGTAGTAGCAGTAGTGATAGTGACTCCAGTTGCTCCTGTGGTTCAAACTGTAGTTGTTCTTCTAGTAGTGGGTCTTCTTCATCAAGCTCTTCTGACTCTGATTCATCAGATGAGTCTGGAAATGAACGAACAAACCCAAGAAAGATGAGAAAATTGTCTCGAAAAACACTTCAAAATAGAAGAATGAGCAATGGATCTAATGTCGATGTTATGGGTATGACAGAAACCCCTGTCCTTGTTCCGGAGAAAACAGAACCTACAATTGCTGAAACTGACCTAGAGACAGATGAAAGTGAAACTGATGAAGAATTTTATGACGCAAATCCTCAGCTTATCGCAAATCaattacaaattgaaaaaCGTAACCAACAAATGCCCTCCTCTGTCGGCCTCACTGATGGAATTGATATTTCAGAAGTAAAGAGTTGTTCAACTCCTGTTAAAGAAGAAAGAGAACCTAAGCAAGAACAAGATGAAAGTAAAGAAAGATCAAGCAGtaaaaagaaaagtaaaaagaaaaagaaatctaAAAGTTCCAAAAAACATGcacctattaaattaaacattcctAAAGACATTATTACTAAATCGGAACTTGAAGCGGCACAGCCTCCATTGATTccgaataaaataactatatcgCTTCAGTCAAATACAGTACAAATTCCAAAAGCACCAGAACCACCACCTACTACTTTGAATGTAAAATCATCACATCCATCAAAACCAAAAACTCCGGCAGATAATAAGAGAGCCTCTAAAAGAAGAAGAGTTCCTAATAAGTTTTATGGTTATTCAAGTGATGAAGAATCAAATACACCACCAGCTCTGAAACCCCAACTGCCACCAAAACTCGAATGGAGAAAAGAAGACCTGCCTTCGCCGGCCACccataaaactaagaaagaaATACCATCAACCACTATACCACaaaagctatttaattatactgaaaCAATAAGGCTGAAAGCCCCTATACCAGATCCTGAACCACCACGATTCTTAATGAACTCTGAATCAATGGAATCCAGTGATTCTGATTCAAGTCACGAAGGGGCTCTAGAAATATACCAACCTAGTGTACAAAATACCGCACTTCCACCGCAGTCGTATTTGAATTCGGGTACATCGAGTTTACCATATGCTTTCCAGAGACCAGCTGTCCGAGAGGCTAAAGAGGGCGAAAGCGTATACTGCTACTGCAGGTGTCCCTATGATGAGGTGTCAGAAATGATAGCATGCGATGCCGAAGGCTGTCCTATTGAATGGTTTCACTTTGAATGCGTTGGTATCATGGTACCGCCTAAAGGCAAATGGTACTGTCCAGAATGTAGGAAAAATCAAAGTCTCTCAGGTTACAGATAA